One window of Jannaschia sp. CCS1 genomic DNA carries:
- a CDS encoding GTPase, translating into MTDAAATPTAPHSQKPRVLLLGEFSAGKSTLANILLGSAQSPVRVTATQMPPICYVAGVDQPMRVTRDGNEIPVDMVDVPRVPLDGTRFIRVPFDAPLLEQVDLVDMPGSSDPNMSVDIWNDLLPLADIVLWCTPATQAWRQSEAALWDTLKKQVQDRSLLLLTRIDKIGSTSDRDRVMARVTQETRGLFRAVLPVSLVGLEGAPASISSPDLAVLVTALQDVILNPDLPEQTPVQQEPASAQAAVQSAPPRKPKVSPRRVSALDAGAARPRARRQQAGDRLI; encoded by the coding sequence ATGACCGATGCAGCAGCGACCCCCACCGCTCCACACAGCCAAAAACCGCGCGTTCTGCTCCTCGGTGAATTCAGCGCAGGCAAAAGCACTCTGGCCAACATCCTGCTTGGCTCCGCGCAGTCGCCGGTGCGGGTGACCGCCACGCAGATGCCGCCGATCTGCTATGTGGCAGGCGTGGATCAACCGATGCGTGTGACGCGAGACGGGAACGAGATCCCGGTCGACATGGTGGATGTACCGCGTGTCCCCCTTGACGGAACACGGTTCATTCGCGTGCCTTTCGATGCTCCACTTCTGGAGCAGGTTGATCTTGTCGACATGCCTGGCAGCTCGGACCCCAACATGTCGGTCGATATCTGGAACGACCTCTTGCCGCTGGCCGATATTGTCCTTTGGTGCACACCGGCAACGCAGGCTTGGCGACAATCGGAGGCCGCGCTTTGGGACACGCTGAAAAAACAAGTTCAAGACCGAAGCCTGCTGTTGCTGACCCGCATCGACAAGATTGGCAGCACATCTGACCGCGATCGCGTCATGGCGCGTGTGACGCAGGAAACGCGTGGTCTGTTCCGCGCCGTCCTGCCAGTTTCCCTTGTCGGACTGGAGGGAGCGCCTGCATCCATCAGTTCACCGGACCTGGCAGTCTTGGTGACCGCACTCCAAGATGTCATTTTGAACCCGGATTTGCCCGAGCAAACCCCCGTACAGCAAGAGCCCGCCTCGGCACAGGCAGCGGTCCAAAGCGCACCTCCACGTAAACCCAAGGTCAGTCCACGGCGGGTTAGTGCACTCGACGCTGGTGCTGCGCGGCCAAGGGCACGTCGCCAACAGGCCGGGGATCGACTGATATGA
- a CDS encoding PP2C family protein-serine/threonine phosphatase, giving the protein MTDALKSEYDVASILSVGARERQEDAVAVAFPDRTDLGFAVLSDGMGGHAAGDLASRAIVAEMFASLTLREATAATPIPEILCGAVRRANEGVKACIEASPDHGGMGGTVVATQISGDKLHWISVGDSVLYLFRDQKLRRLNADHSMAPQLDLMVAKGAMTQAEAEAHPQRNCLTSAITGGPIDEVDCPDRPIVLEHDDIVLQASDGLQFLPDPIIEALLLRARNNSSQQIARDLMDALDTLNDPEQDNTSIVVIRANAPGRQSRKGILGRGSGAMVKALRRAVKPAVVPAPGQS; this is encoded by the coding sequence ATGACTGATGCGCTGAAAAGTGAGTATGACGTCGCCTCGATTCTCTCCGTCGGGGCGCGGGAGCGGCAAGAGGATGCGGTAGCCGTCGCCTTCCCTGATCGCACGGACCTCGGCTTTGCAGTTCTGTCAGACGGTATGGGCGGCCACGCCGCCGGCGACCTTGCCAGTCGCGCCATCGTGGCGGAAATGTTCGCGTCTCTGACCCTGCGCGAGGCCACTGCCGCGACCCCGATCCCCGAGATTCTATGCGGCGCGGTTCGTCGCGCGAACGAAGGTGTGAAAGCGTGTATCGAGGCCAGTCCAGATCACGGCGGCATGGGCGGAACCGTCGTCGCTACGCAAATTTCAGGCGACAAACTGCATTGGATCTCTGTCGGCGATTCGGTTCTTTACCTGTTTCGTGACCAAAAGCTGAGACGCCTGAATGCGGATCACTCGATGGCCCCGCAGCTTGACCTCATGGTGGCCAAGGGTGCCATGACCCAGGCCGAGGCCGAGGCCCATCCGCAGCGCAACTGCCTGACCTCGGCCATCACGGGCGGGCCTATCGACGAAGTGGATTGTCCGGACCGACCCATCGTTCTGGAGCACGACGATATCGTGCTCCAGGCCAGTGACGGCCTGCAATTTTTGCCCGACCCGATTATCGAAGCCCTCCTTCTGCGCGCACGCAACAACAGCAGCCAGCAGATTGCGCGCGATCTGATGGACGCGTTGGATACCCTGAATGACCCTGAGCAGGACAACACGTCCATTGTGGTGATCCGCGCCAATGCTCCCGGCCGCCAATCACGGAAAGGGATACTCGGCCGCGGATCGGGTGCCATGGTGAAAGCACTCCGTCGCGCCGTGAAACCCGCCGTCGTCCCGGCACCGGGACAAAGCTGA
- a CDS encoding serine/threonine-protein kinase, producing MAPDGHDTKGDELPAGASLCHGQYTIENYLNAGGFGVTYLARDSLGRRIVIKECFPSAMCFRSNQTVCVRSQGNTIEFSTILDLFEKEARALAAMQHPYIVGVHQYFRDNGTAYMAMDFVEGETLLDIIETDPGRLTPDFVKKLLTQLLHAVRYIHRNDILHRDISPDNILIDEGGLPVLIDFGAAREDATKVSRVLSQVLTVKDGYSPQEFYLAGSQQGYASDLYALAATFYHAIMREAPANSHTRLAAAARERPDPLSELPQIEGYEPGFLAAVSQCLSLFPKDRLQSAEAWQEAIDEDVRQKKLLHEAACDQAIDRSVAALVKDFFTDFKPKSSERSKPKASEGQFNGSKATSARSAQVPPAPGPFDEAFYDDMEIEETETPKAEPCPDFIGPPAPILSPIDRVRLKHARPKPKEPEPPAANGWLPLLSRRFLVGDDTSEESV from the coding sequence ATGGCACCCGATGGACACGACACAAAGGGAGATGAGCTTCCGGCCGGCGCCTCCCTGTGCCATGGCCAATACACGATTGAGAACTACCTGAATGCTGGTGGTTTCGGCGTGACATATCTTGCCCGCGACAGTCTGGGGCGACGCATCGTCATCAAGGAGTGCTTTCCAAGCGCGATGTGTTTTCGCTCCAACCAAACCGTGTGCGTCCGCTCACAGGGCAACACCATCGAGTTCAGCACAATTCTGGATCTGTTCGAGAAGGAAGCGCGCGCCCTCGCGGCGATGCAGCACCCCTATATCGTCGGCGTGCACCAGTACTTCCGCGACAACGGGACCGCCTATATGGCGATGGATTTCGTCGAGGGGGAGACGCTTCTAGATATCATTGAGACCGATCCCGGTCGGTTAACCCCTGATTTCGTGAAAAAGCTGCTGACACAGCTGCTTCATGCCGTGCGCTATATCCACCGCAACGACATCCTGCACCGCGATATCTCACCGGATAACATCCTGATCGATGAAGGCGGCTTGCCTGTTTTGATTGATTTCGGTGCAGCACGGGAGGACGCGACGAAGGTCAGCCGCGTGCTGTCACAGGTGCTGACGGTCAAGGATGGGTATTCGCCGCAGGAATTCTATCTGGCTGGCAGTCAACAGGGCTATGCCAGTGACCTCTACGCGCTTGCCGCAACGTTTTACCACGCCATCATGCGGGAAGCACCTGCCAACAGCCACACGCGGCTGGCGGCTGCGGCGCGTGAAAGGCCCGATCCGCTGTCCGAACTGCCGCAGATTGAAGGGTATGAGCCCGGGTTTCTCGCAGCCGTTTCTCAATGTCTGAGCCTGTTCCCGAAAGATCGCCTGCAATCGGCGGAAGCTTGGCAGGAGGCGATTGACGAGGACGTTCGTCAAAAGAAATTGCTGCATGAAGCGGCATGTGATCAGGCGATTGATCGATCCGTGGCGGCGCTGGTCAAGGATTTCTTTACAGATTTCAAGCCAAAGTCGTCGGAGCGATCCAAACCCAAGGCGTCTGAGGGGCAATTCAACGGCAGTAAAGCGACCTCTGCCAGATCCGCGCAGGTGCCGCCCGCTCCGGGGCCGTTCGATGAAGCCTTCTACGACGATATGGAGATCGAGGAAACTGAGACACCAAAGGCGGAGCCATGCCCCGATTTCATTGGCCCCCCCGCACCAATCCTGTCGCCTATTGATAGGGTTCGATTAAAGCACGCGAGGCCGAAACCGAAGGAGCCAGAACCACCCGCCGCCAATGGGTGGTTGCCGCTTTTAAGCCGACGTTTTCTCGTCGGTGACGATACATCTGAGGAGTCAGTATGA
- a CDS encoding FHA domain-containing protein — MSMNRFRNVAVRMRPKSLIEDPQTDGADDAQASASAEVAQPRRIVNTAPRTPPKRNIWDLEDRVADDLPEPSPAPSPATPPPAPTVKHQEPPAPATGGRAKTRILGFHAEALGSVGDATEHPPKAGPVFPAGFLVLTEGPGRGAYFAVTTRVSTIGRGTDQDIALDFGDESISRTGHASVMFDAEQNRFFLGHGNKANAIRRNGSPVLATEEMMHGDTIRIGKTSLRFHAFCGADFTWDHEDEGDVAHD; from the coding sequence ATGAGTATGAACCGTTTCCGCAACGTGGCCGTCAGGATGCGTCCAAAATCCCTCATCGAAGACCCTCAGACGGATGGGGCAGACGACGCTCAGGCATCCGCATCCGCCGAGGTGGCGCAACCACGCCGCATCGTGAATACCGCGCCCCGGACGCCGCCGAAGCGCAACATTTGGGATCTGGAAGATCGGGTAGCAGACGATCTTCCAGAGCCATCCCCAGCGCCTTCGCCGGCAACACCGCCCCCGGCACCAACCGTAAAACATCAGGAGCCACCCGCTCCTGCAACGGGCGGACGGGCGAAAACGCGCATCCTGGGGTTCCATGCCGAAGCCCTCGGGTCAGTCGGTGATGCCACTGAGCACCCCCCCAAGGCCGGTCCGGTCTTTCCAGCCGGCTTTCTTGTGCTGACCGAGGGGCCTGGCCGCGGCGCTTACTTCGCGGTCACAACGCGGGTGTCTACCATCGGGCGCGGCACCGATCAGGACATCGCCCTCGACTTCGGGGATGAGAGTATCTCTCGCACCGGCCACGCGTCGGTGATGTTTGACGCAGAGCAGAACCGATTTTTCCTTGGCCATGGCAATAAGGCCAACGCAATCCGGCGCAACGGCTCGCCGGTCCTGGCAACCGAAGAAATGATGCACGGCGACACGATCCGCATCGGCAAAACCTCTTTGCGGTTCCACGCCTTCTGCGGTGCTGATTTCACCTGGGATCATGAGGACGAAGGGGATGTCGCCCATGACTGA
- a CDS encoding dynamin family protein, which translates to MRQDNKILPSDSEAAMLATTWQGLSPLARDIRKLGQALDHLKRAGDNFHEGQIDTLRRTLREFEPSVTLIGQVKAGKTSLVNALAGGRDLLPSDINPWTSVVTSLHQSPILTGANERASFSFFSEDEWTSLLRSGGRVGELASRAGADSELEKVRQQLDEMRQASRQRLGDRFEMLLGQTHDYRYVDAELVQRYVCLGDATDQGEPADQKQGRFADITRSADIFVSRPSLPVPVCLRDTPGVNDTFMVREQITLKAIRGSRLCVVVLSAHQALSNVDLALVRMIANVPARDLIIFINRVDDLTDPAQEIPEIERSVRATLARYNVSEDAQLLFGSAKWALAAASGNLNQMGQASAEALLNWARYQALHGTLDKDPLGMVWALSGLPALGAAISDRVIAGEGAEVIAGVASGARNAIGAIAASRAIAEKRVMEGQLAQVDGAATIATVDQITADADARFAADLDHVLKGLDLRLQKAQDSFGARATDALIEHLETVGEDVEWTYDPTGLRLLLESGYNVFTAKAQKLAEDTYLRNATATRQLFLDKFGLSDVGFDLEPPAVPPPPVPVMLGQTIALDIKGSWWTRWWRRKRSYIAYADEFRALIDAEIAPVLTALREDHAEGHVQALRDILTRFTTEQRDVIVGLAGQDRSDLNRLRRETAEIADAKAEELDSARAQLASIGTGDILRDRT; encoded by the coding sequence ATGAGACAGGACAATAAAATCTTACCGTCCGACAGCGAAGCTGCGATGCTGGCGACCACATGGCAGGGCCTTTCGCCCTTGGCGCGTGACATTCGCAAGTTGGGCCAGGCTCTCGACCACCTCAAACGGGCGGGTGACAATTTCCACGAGGGACAGATTGACACGCTGCGCCGGACCTTGCGCGAGTTTGAGCCGTCGGTGACACTGATTGGCCAGGTGAAGGCGGGCAAGACTTCCCTTGTGAATGCCCTGGCGGGCGGGCGCGATCTGCTCCCCTCCGACATCAACCCGTGGACCTCTGTCGTCACGTCGCTCCACCAATCGCCGATTCTGACCGGAGCAAATGAGCGCGCGAGCTTCAGCTTTTTCAGTGAGGACGAATGGACTTCGCTTCTGCGGTCCGGAGGGCGCGTCGGGGAGCTGGCCAGCCGCGCCGGAGCCGATAGTGAACTGGAAAAAGTGCGCCAACAGCTCGACGAAATGCGGCAGGCCTCGCGCCAAAGGCTTGGCGACCGTTTTGAGATGCTGCTGGGGCAAACCCACGATTATCGCTACGTCGACGCCGAGTTGGTGCAGCGATACGTTTGTCTGGGGGATGCCACCGATCAAGGCGAGCCCGCAGATCAAAAGCAGGGTCGGTTCGCAGACATCACGCGATCTGCGGACATATTTGTCAGCCGTCCCTCCCTTCCTGTTCCGGTGTGCTTGCGGGACACGCCGGGCGTGAACGACACATTCATGGTGCGCGAACAAATTACGCTGAAAGCGATCCGCGGCAGTCGCCTTTGTGTGGTGGTGCTGTCCGCTCATCAGGCGCTTTCGAATGTCGATCTGGCGCTTGTGCGGATGATCGCCAACGTGCCCGCCCGCGATCTCATTATCTTCATCAACCGGGTCGACGATCTTACGGACCCGGCCCAAGAGATCCCGGAGATTGAGCGCAGCGTTCGAGCCACGCTCGCGCGCTACAACGTGTCTGAGGACGCCCAACTCCTGTTCGGCAGTGCCAAGTGGGCCCTTGCGGCCGCATCGGGGAACCTGAACCAGATGGGACAGGCAAGTGCCGAAGCGCTATTGAATTGGGCACGGTATCAGGCTCTGCACGGGACGCTCGACAAAGATCCCCTCGGCATGGTTTGGGCCCTGTCCGGCCTTCCGGCGCTTGGCGCCGCTATCTCGGACCGCGTCATCGCCGGAGAAGGCGCTGAGGTGATCGCCGGGGTCGCCAGCGGCGCCCGCAATGCGATTGGAGCGATTGCAGCCTCTCGCGCCATTGCCGAAAAGCGCGTGATGGAGGGGCAGTTGGCGCAGGTCGATGGTGCCGCCACAATAGCGACCGTCGATCAGATCACCGCAGATGCGGACGCCCGGTTCGCGGCAGACCTGGACCACGTGTTGAAGGGCCTGGATCTGCGCCTGCAAAAGGCCCAGGACAGTTTCGGCGCGCGCGCGACTGATGCCTTGATTGAGCATCTCGAAACCGTGGGCGAAGACGTCGAGTGGACGTATGATCCCACCGGCCTGCGGCTGCTTCTGGAGTCGGGCTACAACGTCTTCACCGCCAAAGCCCAGAAGCTCGCAGAGGATACATATCTGCGCAACGCAACTGCAACGCGACAGCTGTTTCTTGATAAGTTCGGGCTAAGTGATGTCGGATTTGACCTTGAACCGCCCGCAGTGCCGCCCCCGCCTGTGCCGGTCATGTTGGGTCAGACGATCGCGCTCGACATCAAGGGCAGTTGGTGGACTCGCTGGTGGCGCCGCAAACGCAGCTACATCGCCTACGCTGACGAATTCCGGGCCTTGATTGACGCTGAAATCGCGCCGGTCCTAACGGCACTAAGGGAAGATCACGCCGAAGGACACGTCCAGGCCCTACGAGATATCCTGACCCGTTTCACCACCGAGCAACGCGACGTGATAGTCGGTCTGGCTGGCCAGGATCGATCCGATCTCAACCGGCTGCGGCGCGAAACGGCGGAGATTGCCGACGCGAAAGCGGAAGAACTGGACAGCGCGCGCGCGCAACTCGCCTCGATTGGGACTGGCGACATATTGAGGGACCGCACATGA